One genomic segment of Ignavibacteriota bacterium includes these proteins:
- a CDS encoding extracellular solute-binding protein, producing MFVILGIFYVLISTFSNSTNINNSSNEITITYADNISPAHLHIIEKFNKLNKGKIKIEPLNLPFSKFSTNERKELLARSLRSKSKKLDIFAVDLIWSARFAKWSEPLDKYISPNDTAKLLKQALESCRLKNHLVALPIYIDVGIMYYRKDLLKQIPNSLEIEEKIKNGISWDEFIGLRKYFNLDQNQFYIFQADNYEGLVCSYMEILYNYSSHTSVNEKFRIKSAENKNSFKLLYDFFYTYNLSPLALSEFNENDSYDYFIKNNAIFLRGWPSSERDFKDLANWKNVDSIIGKAPLPHLKGKKSLSVLGGWNIMISKYSEHKKEAFQFIKFILDENSQKEMYKIGSYLPVLSSLYSDKAFLKKYPGLEKDKKLLANGVHRPFLEDYTKLSDVISYYVNKVIKKDFTIEEALEKADETIKTGRIIIR from the coding sequence GTGTTTGTTATTTTGGGAATTTTTTACGTTTTAATCAGCACATTTTCAAATTCAACAAATATTAATAATTCCTCAAACGAAATTACAATTACTTATGCTGATAATATTTCACCCGCTCATCTTCATATTATAGAAAAATTTAATAAGCTGAATAAAGGCAAAATTAAAATTGAACCATTAAATCTTCCGTTCAGTAAATTCAGTACAAATGAAAGAAAAGAATTATTAGCACGCTCGCTCAGAAGTAAAAGTAAAAAGTTAGATATTTTTGCAGTCGATTTAATTTGGTCGGCTCGATTTGCAAAATGGTCGGAACCTCTTGATAAATATATTTCTCCTAATGATACTGCAAAATTATTAAAACAAGCTTTAGAATCATGCCGACTTAAAAATCATTTGGTAGCTTTGCCAATTTATATTGATGTTGGAATAATGTATTATAGAAAAGATTTGTTAAAGCAAATTCCAAATTCTTTAGAAATTGAAGAGAAAATTAAAAATGGAATTTCTTGGGATGAATTTATTGGATTAAGAAAATATTTCAATTTGGATCAAAATCAGTTCTATATTTTCCAAGCAGATAATTATGAAGGTTTAGTTTGCTCATATATGGAAATTTTATATAATTATTCTTCTCACACATCCGTAAATGAAAAGTTTAGAATTAAATCAGCAGAAAATAAAAATTCATTCAAGTTGCTTTATGATTTTTTCTATACTTATAATTTAAGTCCGCTTGCTCTTTCAGAATTCAATGAGAACGACAGTTATGATTATTTTATAAAAAATAATGCAATTTTTCTAAGAGGCTGGCCGAGTTCCGAAAGAGATTTTAAAGATTTAGCAAATTGGAAAAATGTTGATTCAATAATTGGTAAAGCGCCGCTTCCGCATTTAAAAGGTAAAAAATCATTATCTGTTTTAGGCGGATGGAATATAATGATTTCTAAATACAGCGAACACAAAAAGGAAGCATTTCAGTTTATTAAATTTATTTTGGATGAAAATTCACAAAAAGAAATGTACAAAATTGGATCTTACTTGCCGGTTTTGAGTTCGCTATATTCCGATAAAGCATTTTTGAAAAAATATCCTGGTTTGGAAAAAGATAAAAAATTATTGGCGAACGGAGTTCATCGGCCGTTTTTGGAAGATTACACAAAACTTTCCGATGTTATTTCTTATTACGTAAATAAAGTTATTAAAAAGGATTTTACAATTGAAGAAGCTCTTGAAAAAGCTGATGAAACAATTAAAACCGGCAGAATAATTAT